One part of the Salvelinus fontinalis isolate EN_2023a chromosome 4, ASM2944872v1, whole genome shotgun sequence genome encodes these proteins:
- the rgmb gene encoding RGM domain family member B has translation MGRAGCCYRGAERLASSPSLRALLLLIVALCYGAHRGHCQVATPQCRIQKCTTDFVSLTSHLTPALDGFDVEFCKALRSYSACTQRTAKSCRGNLVFHSAVLGISDLMTQRNCSRDGPTSSTHPEIQSEPCNYHSRTQYTHPHAHAHPHSHTHTPTRPGYLFCGLFGDPHLRTFKDSFQTCKVEGAWPLIDNDFLSVQVTNVPVVTGSSATATNKITIIFKPFEECTDQRVYQAVTDDLPAAFVDGTVSSGDPNHNVNGNNGDSTGKVRALWISERSPGHHVELHAGYIGVTVIVRQLGRYLTLAVRIPEEMAHAYDATQDLQLCLNGCPTSERIDRGGHLSLPLPLPPPALGLHLQQPHGQGQPSHTAPYNAPQRFSLEGARARCREQLELQDIYFHSCVFDLLTTGDANFTAAAFSALKDMESLHPHRERWRIFPQSSADTSHPITWLLLLTLFALSSALV, from the exons ATGGGGAGAGCCGGATGTTGTTACCGCGGGGCTGAGCGCCTCGCATCCTCGCCTTCCCTGCGGGCGCTGCTGCTGCTGATCGTCGCTCTCTGTTACGGGGCGCACAGAG gtCATTGCCAGGTGGCCACCCCTCAGTGTCGTATCCAGAAGTGCACCACAGACTTTGTGTCCCTGACGTCTCACCTGACCCCAGCGCTGGATGGCTTTGACGTAGAGTTCTGTAAGGCTCTGAGGTCCTACAGCGCCTGCACCCAGAGGACAGCCAAGTCCTGCAGGGGCAACCTGGTCTTCCACTCTGCCGTCCTGGGCATCTCAGACCTCATGACCCAGAGAAACTGCTCCCGTGACGGGCCCACCTCCTCCACACACCCCGAGATACAATCAGAGCCCTGCAACTACCACAGCCGTACCCAGTACACTCACCCACACGCTCATGCACACCCTCACTCTCACACGCACACTCCCACGCGGCCGGGTTACCTGTTCTGCGGGCTGTTTGGGGATCCCCATCTGCGGACGTTTAAGGACAGCTTCCAGACCTGCAAGGTGGAAGGGGCGTGGCCGCTGATTGATAACGACTTCTTGTCTGTGCAGGTGACCAACGTTCCTGTGGTAACGGGATCCAGCGCCACAGCGACCAATAAG ATCACCATCATATTCAAGCCCTTTGAGGAGTGTACAGACCAGCGTGTGTACCAGGCAGTAACAGATGACCTGCCCGCTGCCTTCGTAGACGGTACCGTGAGCAGCGGAGACCCCAACCATAACGTTAACGGAAATAACGGTGACTCTACCGGTAAGGTACGGGCGCTGTGGATCTCGGAGCGTAGCCCCGGTCACCACGTGGAGCTGCACGCCGGCTACATCGGCGTGACGGTTATCGTACGACAGCTGGGGCGCTACCTGACCCTGGCGGTGCGCATCCCGGAGGAGATGGCCCATGCCTACGACGCTACGCAGGACCTGCAGCTCTGCCTGAACGGATGTCCCACCTCGGAACGCATCGACCGGGGAGGTCACctgtccctgcctctccctctaccacctccaGCCCTGGGCTTACATCTCCAGCAGCCACACGGCCAGGGCCAGCCCTCCCACACGGCTCCCTACAACGCCCCCCAGAGGTTCAGTTTGGAGGGTGCACGGGCACGCTGCAGGGAGCAGCTGGAGTTACAGGATATTTATTTCCACTCATGTGTGTTTGACCTCCTGACCACCGGGGACGCTAACTTCACGGCAGCAGCGTTCAGTGCTCTGAAGGACATGGAGAGTCTCCACCCACACCGTGAACGCTGGAGGATCTTCCCGCAAAGCTCCGCCGACACCTCCCATCCTATCACATGGCTCCTACTGCTCACTCTCTTTGCGCTCAGTTCTGCACTGGTatag